From Neisseria musculi, the proteins below share one genomic window:
- the yidD gene encoding membrane protein insertion efficiency factor YidD, which yields MAAKLLLWLIRFYRYAVSPLIPPRCRFTPTCSQYALEAVKKHGALKGGCLALKRIARCHPWGGSGCDPVP from the coding sequence ATGGCCGCCAAACTGCTGCTGTGGCTGATACGGTTTTACCGATACGCCGTCAGCCCGCTGATTCCGCCCCGCTGCCGTTTCACGCCCACCTGCTCGCAATATGCCTTGGAGGCAGTGAAAAAACACGGTGCGCTCAAAGGCGGCTGTCTGGCACTCAAACGTATCGCCCGCTGTCATCCGTGGGGCGGCAGCGGCTGCGATCCCGTGCCTTAG